A window of the Archocentrus centrarchus isolate MPI-CPG fArcCen1 chromosome 17, fArcCen1, whole genome shotgun sequence genome harbors these coding sequences:
- the LOC115796081 gene encoding transcription factor HES-1-like, giving the protein MPAGTLERASPSAVAATPASGDSTPEKPRTVTESRKSSKPIMEKRRRARINESLGQLKTLILDALKKDSSRHSKLEKADILEMTVKHLRNLQRLQMTAAVNTDPFILGKYRAGFSECVGEVTRFLSTCEGVNTDVRTRLLSHLAACMTQINALNFYGPHLGAVGLGQTGTQIPVASAPHMPCKSGSPVHAPPESLKLYGGFQVVPTPDGQFAFLVPSAALGPLTAQNSHHVSPVAPAVTSDSVWRPW; this is encoded by the exons ATGCCAGCCGGTACTTTAGAAAGGGCATCTCCGTCCGCTGTGGCCGCTACCCCCGCAAGTGGCGACTCCACGCCCGAGAAACCCCGGACTgtgacagagagcagaaag TCCTCCAAACCAATTATGGAAAAGCGAAGACGTGCGCGCATCAATGAGAGCCTGGGCCAGCTGAAGACCCTCATCCTGGATGCGCTCAAGAAAGAC aGCTCCAGACACTCTAAACTAGAGAAGGCTGACATCCTTGAGATGACTGTGAAGCACCTCAGGAACCTGCAGCGACTTCAGATGACTG CTGCTGTAAACACAGACCCGTTCATCCTCGGTAAATACAGAGCCGGGTTCAGCGAGTGTGTAGGAGAGGTTACCCGTTTCCTGTCCACGTGTGAAGGGGTGAACACAGATGTGAGAACTCGCCTCCTCAGCCACTTGGCAGCCTGCATGACCCAAATCAATGCTCTGAACTTCTATGGACCTCACCTCGGTGCAGTGGGACTCGGACAGACTGGCACACAGATTCCCGTTGCTTCAGCCCCACACATGCCTTGCAAAAGCGGCTCACCGGTGCATGCTCCCCCAGAATCGTTGAAACTCTACGGCGGCTTCCAGGTGGTGCCTACGCCTGATGGACAGTTTGCTTTCCTCGTGCCCAGTGCAGCCCTCGGACCTCTGACCGCACAAAACAGCCACCATGTGTCACCGGTTGCACCGGCTGTCACCTCAGACTCTGTGTGGAGGCCGTGGTAG